The proteins below come from a single Aquarana catesbeiana isolate 2022-GZ linkage group LG12, ASM4218655v1, whole genome shotgun sequence genomic window:
- the LOC141113406 gene encoding E3 ubiquitin-protein ligase TRIM7-like: MSSIDLNGDDNCSSCLEVSLNLINLRCGHNFCRDCFINVLGSQERTSVGSLGRGDICPGCMVLSSNSDNSPYLQLQTRSEPPENPVAEIFCTYCIHSEVLAIQSCLHCEASLCASHLKVHTKSQEHILTKPTKSFKDNKCSIHNKILDFYCFQDNLCICISCHLKEHRGHQVCDFNEAFEKLKKKIDLSLEILTSEMEEIEKRVQRLQDRQINFQEKVANVAERVCALFRNLRKQQEDLENKILNDISWQEKQTSLSVSNRLLHLEQKQNELSRKIGNIKELYETPNPLLFSQWLNSDNNDLHKLGREISTYRKEDVKMPYALKEFDEGPVFQTLHTGLLHMVADIKRGIFVQEASDLLLDVNTASNNVAITEDLKELSCPGNDQQRIEQDERFDFSQVLSTRQFSSGRHYWDVEAGDSGNFRLGVAYSTIERKGRKARIGHNDKSWCLGKEDDTFFAIHDSNKNCMERGFPSRKIRIYLDYEAGQVSFYELGDSIRHLHTFTATFTEPLHAAFCIFLTSWVRILS, translated from the coding sequence ATGTCGTCTATAGATCTCAACGGAGACGATAACTGCTCTTCGTGTCTGGAGGTTTCCTTGAATCTTATCAAtttgagatgtggacacaacttttgCCGGGATTGTTTTATCAATGTGTTGGGTTCCCAGGAACGGACTAGTGTTGGCTCTCTAGGTCGTGGGGACATCTGCCCTGGGTGTATGGTGCTTTCTTCAAACTCAGACAATAGCCCGTATCTACAACTGCAAACAAGATCAGAGCCTCCAGAGAATCCAGTGGCCGAGATCTTCTGCACTTACTGTATTCACTCAGAGGTTCTGGCTATTCAGTCATGTCTACactgtgaagcttctctgtgtgctAGTCATCTGAAAGTCCACACCAAATCACAGGAACACATCTTGACCAAACCCACCAAGTCTTTTAAAGACAACAAATGCTCCATCCACAACAAGATCTTGGATTTCTACTGCTTTCAGGACAACCTCTGCATCTGCATATCGTGTCACctgaaggagcacagagggcatCAAGTGTGTGACTTCAACGAGGCGTTTGAAAAGTTAAAGAAGAAAATAGACTTGTCATTGGAGATTTTGACTTCTGAGATGGAGGAAATCGAGAAACGCGTCCAACGTCTTCAGGATCGCCAAATTAATTTTCAAGAAAAGGTGGCCAATGTGGCGGAGAGAGTCTGTGCCTTGTTTAGGAACCTCAGGAAACAACAGGAGGACCTGGAGAACAAAATCCTGAATGACATCTCATGGCAAGAAAAGCAAACTTCCCTTTCGGTCTCCAACCGGCTCCTCCATCTGGAGCAAAAGCAGAATGAGCTATCCAGGAAGATTGGCAACATAAAAGAGTTATACGAAACACCCAACCCCTTGCTGTTCTCTCAGTGGCTGAATTCAGACAACAATGACCTTCATAAGCTTGGACGAGAGATCAGTACATACAGAAAAGAGGATGTAAAAATGCCGTATGCTTTGAAGGAGTTTGATGAAGGTCCAGTCTTCCAGACCTTACACACCGGGCTATTGCACATGGTGGCTGACATCAAAAGAGGGATCTTTGTGCAAGAGGCCTCTGACTTGCTGCTGGATGTAAACACGGCTTCCAACAATGTGGCCATAACCGAGGACTTGAAAGAACTGTCATGCCCAGGAAACGATCAACAGCGCATCGAACAGGACGAACGCTTCGATTTCTCTCAGGTTCTGAGCACCAGGCAGTTCAgttcagggagacattactgggacgTTGAGGCTGGCGACTCTGGGAATTTCAGGTTAGGAGTTGCTTATTCTACTATCGAAAGGAAAGGGAGAAAAGCTAGAATTGGTCACAATGACAAATCTTGGTGTTTAGGAAAGGAAGATGATACATTTTTTGCCATTCATGACTCAAACAAGAATTGTATGGAACGTGGCTTCCCATCCCGGAAAATCAGAATCTATCTGGATTACGAGGCTGGCCAGGTATCCTTTTATGAGCTTGGTGACTCCATCCGACATCTTCACACCTTCACCGCCACCTTCACCGAGCCCCTTCATGCCGCCTTCTGTATTTTCTTAACAAGCTGGGTCAGAATTTTGAGTTAA